A region of Alteromonadaceae bacterium 2753L.S.0a.02 DNA encodes the following proteins:
- a CDS encoding serine/threonine-protein kinase HipA codes for MAQRVDTAIVMLWGSEIGAVSWDDTRELGIFQYTPEFATSGIEVAPLTMPLSEQAYSFPALPRETFKRLPGLLADVLPDKFGNALIDSWLARKGISKAEFSPVDRLCYIGQRGMGALEFKPSVDRNAANHDHPLNIDALVTAASNILQRREALHGELQENEPDVNEKTLADILHVGSSAGGARAKAVIAWNPENNEVRSGQILLPPGFEHWLLKFDGVSNNRDKELADGQGYGKMEYAYYRMALAAGIEMTECRLLKENKRAHFMTRRFDRTRQGQKLHMQSLCAMEHFDFNMPGAYSYEQAMITAQKLNLGATAVEQIFKRALFNIMARNQDDHVKNIAFLMDTTGQWKLAPAFDLTFSYNPEGEFTQLHQMSFNGKRDAFELSDFYAVAAQFGITTRKARSAIEQVEQGVKLWPKYAQEADVEEQRIAFRQRQHRLNF; via the coding sequence ATGGCGCAGCGTGTAGATACTGCCATCGTAATGCTTTGGGGTTCTGAAATAGGCGCAGTAAGCTGGGACGACACACGGGAGCTTGGTATTTTCCAATACACGCCAGAATTCGCGACCAGCGGTATTGAAGTGGCACCCCTCACCATGCCGCTGAGCGAACAAGCTTATAGCTTTCCTGCACTGCCTCGAGAAACCTTTAAACGCTTGCCGGGTTTATTGGCCGATGTGTTACCCGATAAATTCGGTAATGCCTTAATTGATAGTTGGCTGGCAAGAAAAGGCATTAGTAAAGCGGAGTTTTCGCCTGTAGATCGCTTGTGCTATATCGGTCAGCGAGGTATGGGTGCCCTGGAATTTAAACCGTCCGTCGATCGAAACGCAGCGAACCATGATCACCCTCTCAATATTGATGCATTGGTTACTGCTGCGAGTAACATTTTGCAGCGGCGGGAGGCTTTACACGGCGAGTTGCAAGAAAACGAGCCTGACGTAAATGAGAAAACACTTGCAGATATTTTACATGTGGGCTCATCGGCCGGTGGTGCCCGCGCTAAAGCGGTCATCGCCTGGAACCCCGAAAACAACGAAGTGCGTTCCGGGCAAATTTTATTGCCGCCGGGCTTTGAGCATTGGTTGTTAAAATTCGATGGCGTTAGCAATAACCGCGATAAAGAGCTCGCCGACGGCCAGGGCTACGGAAAAATGGAGTACGCATATTATCGTATGGCTTTGGCTGCGGGCATTGAAATGACGGAATGTCGCTTGCTGAAAGAAAATAAGCGTGCACATTTTATGACGCGTCGCTTCGACCGCACCCGGCAAGGGCAAAAGCTGCATATGCAATCCCTGTGTGCCATGGAACATTTTGATTTCAATATGCCTGGTGCCTATTCCTATGAACAAGCCATGATTACCGCGCAAAAGCTTAATTTAGGCGCAACCGCTGTCGAACAAATATTTAAGCGTGCGCTATTCAATATTATGGCGAGAAACCAGGATGACCATGTTAAGAATATTGCTTTTCTAATGGATACCACTGGTCAATGGAAACTGGCACCCGCATTCGATTTAACTTTTTCGTACAATCCCGAGGGTGAATTCACGCAACTGCATCAAATGTCTTTTAATGGTAAACGGGATGCCTTCGAGCTCAGTGATTTTTATGCAGTTGCTGCGCAGTTTGGTATCACAACCCGCAAAGCCAGAAGTGCAATCGAACAGGTGGAGCAGGGTGTTAAGCTTTGGCCAAAGTACGCCCAGGAAGCCGACGTTGAAGAGCAGAGGATAGCGTTTCGCCAGCGCCAGCACCGCTTGAATTTTTAA
- a CDS encoding helix-turn-helix protein, whose translation MSDSDIRGEMGRRIQAHRLLLNLDQETCAARAGVSTSTMYRLEKGGSVSTDALVKVLRTLNLLEGFDSLVPSPEISPVARAKQRQPKTRRRASGKRAPKNDTPTWGGFKQNVEFEKE comes from the coding sequence ATGTCAGATAGCGATATCCGCGGTGAAATGGGACGTCGTATCCAGGCGCATCGTTTGTTGTTGAATCTGGACCAGGAAACTTGTGCAGCCCGTGCCGGTGTATCTACCAGTACTATGTACCGCTTAGAGAAGGGTGGTTCGGTGAGTACCGACGCGCTGGTGAAAGTTCTGAGAACCCTGAATCTGCTGGAAGGTTTCGATAGTCTGGTGCCTTCACCGGAAATCAGCCCTGTGGCTCGAGCTAAGCAACGCCAGCCAAAAACCAGGCGACGCGCTTCGGGTAAGCGAGCTCCAAAAAACGATACGCCCACGTGGGGTGGTTTTAAGCAAAATGTTGAGTTTGAAAAGGAATAA
- a CDS encoding rhamnogalacturonan endolyase — protein sequence MPTGTSLHNCATKCLAVLFVFLLIPQAYAQFGLSSSTDFYTIDTGAGLVFKVRRTDNGVSTQSAGDIASLTYNGTEYQNQSRGSQINSGFDWLYDGVSAVSVSAITVGSDYIKVTVNAGNLTHYYMARRGYPHIYMGTWFSAEPSVHGQVRYIMRLDEGLLPYSPEPSDLRGVVSTIESGDIFALANGETRSKHYSGERLKDWQFFGANSGYVGMWFVRDNQEGGSGGPFYRSLKMQTTDSNQELTYIVNYAQAQTEAYRTGILNSYTFVVTNGSEPGTIDTTWFENMNLLGYVGDSGRGRVAGVGINNRDSNYEYTVGFANAQAQYWVGANADTGYFSRDKMRAGNYTLTVYKNEMAVHTQEVSVNAGETTVLNTFTISDDPSDDIAVWRIGDWDGSPQELLNGDKVASMHPSDVRMANWDPANYIVGSSSASDFPAYMWKDVNNSHLVYFKLSPAQLALPHTVRVGITTAYANARPKISVNNWTSSNPGISTQPKTRTLTTGSYRGNNVTYSFDVPASAWQQNSGDWNTLTITAISGSGGSQYLSAGYSVDSLDLLENPNLIGTSSSSSSSSSSSSSSSSSSNSSSSSSSSSSSNSTSSSSSSSSSSSSSSSSSSSSSTSSSSGGSGVTATVNINNDWGSGYCAGLVLKNSGSTSQTWQVSVQVQGQISNLWNGSWSQSGSTLTVSGVAWNAILDAGETDTSVGFCANR from the coding sequence ATGCCTACTGGAACCAGTCTGCACAACTGTGCAACAAAATGTCTGGCAGTACTGTTTGTTTTTTTATTAATTCCCCAAGCGTATGCACAATTCGGTTTAAGCAGCAGCACCGATTTTTACACCATCGATACAGGTGCTGGCCTGGTGTTCAAAGTGCGCCGAACCGACAACGGCGTCAGTACGCAATCTGCGGGCGATATCGCATCTTTAACCTACAACGGCACTGAGTACCAAAATCAATCGCGGGGTTCGCAAATAAATTCCGGTTTTGATTGGTTGTATGACGGTGTTTCTGCCGTATCAGTGAGTGCCATAACGGTAGGCAGTGATTACATCAAAGTGACCGTAAATGCCGGAAACCTCACCCACTATTACATGGCTCGACGCGGTTACCCGCATATTTACATGGGCACCTGGTTTAGCGCAGAACCGAGCGTACACGGGCAAGTTCGTTACATCATGCGTTTGGATGAAGGTCTACTGCCCTACAGCCCCGAGCCCTCAGATTTGCGAGGGGTGGTATCCACGATTGAATCCGGTGATATATTCGCACTGGCCAACGGCGAAACCCGCTCCAAGCATTATTCCGGTGAGCGCCTGAAAGACTGGCAATTTTTCGGTGCCAATAGCGGGTATGTGGGCATGTGGTTTGTGCGCGATAATCAGGAAGGTGGCAGCGGCGGCCCGTTTTATCGCAGCCTGAAAATGCAAACCACCGACTCTAACCAAGAGCTCACCTACATTGTTAACTATGCCCAGGCACAAACAGAAGCCTATCGCACCGGCATATTAAATTCATACACTTTCGTGGTAACCAACGGCAGCGAACCCGGCACCATCGACACCACTTGGTTTGAAAATATGAACCTGCTTGGATACGTCGGTGACAGCGGTCGTGGTCGCGTTGCAGGTGTCGGAATTAACAACCGCGACAGCAATTACGAATACACCGTAGGTTTTGCGAACGCCCAGGCACAGTATTGGGTGGGAGCCAACGCCGATACCGGTTATTTTAGTCGCGACAAGATGCGTGCTGGCAACTACACCCTGACTGTGTATAAAAATGAAATGGCCGTGCACACCCAGGAAGTTAGTGTAAACGCCGGTGAAACTACCGTACTCAATACCTTTACAATTTCCGATGACCCCAGTGATGACATCGCGGTATGGCGCATTGGCGATTGGGATGGTTCACCCCAGGAACTTCTTAACGGTGACAAAGTTGCAAGCATGCACCCTTCCGATGTGCGCATGGCCAATTGGGACCCAGCAAATTATATTGTGGGCTCTTCCAGCGCGTCCGACTTTCCGGCCTACATGTGGAAAGACGTAAATAATAGTCACCTGGTGTATTTCAAACTCAGCCCTGCACAACTGGCATTGCCACACACCGTGCGTGTCGGGATAACCACCGCCTACGCTAACGCACGCCCCAAGATTTCTGTAAACAACTGGACTTCGTCCAACCCGGGAATTTCCACGCAACCTAAAACTCGCACGCTTACCACCGGTTCGTACCGCGGTAATAATGTGACTTACAGTTTTGATGTTCCGGCCAGTGCATGGCAACAAAATTCGGGTGATTGGAACACACTAACCATTACCGCGATTAGTGGTTCTGGCGGTTCGCAATATTTGTCGGCAGGTTACAGTGTTGATAGTCTCGACCTTTTGGAAAACCCTAACCTTATTGGAACCAGTTCCAGTTCATCGAGCAGTTCCAGCTCATCGAGCAGTTCCAGTTCGTCGAGCAACTCCAGTTCGTCGAGCAGTTCATCCTCAAGCAGTAACTCGACGTCTTCGTCTAGCAGCAGCTCTAGCAGTAGTTCAAGTAGCTCCAGTAGCAGCTCCTCGTCCAGTACCTCCAGCTCCAGCGGTGGTAGTGGCGTAACAGCAACAGTAAATATCAATAATGATTGGGGCAGCGGTTACTGCGCGGGCCTGGTATTAAAAAACAGCGGCAGTACCTCGCAAACCTGGCAGGTTTCAGTGCAGGTGCAGGGTCAGATTTCCAATCTGTGGAACGGTAGTTGGAGTCAGAGTGGTTCCACACTTACAGTATCGGGCGTTGCGTGGAATGCAATTCTGGATGCGGGCGAAACAGATACGTCTGTTGGGTTCTGTGCGAACCGCTAG
- a CDS encoding glucosamine--fructose-6-phosphate aminotransferase (isomerizing), with product MCGIVGAVAQRDVAEILIEGLRRLEYRGYDSAGIAIASGTGELKRIRRLGKVKSLQDALEADFPAGGTGIAHTRWATHGEPSESNAHPHISQERVAVVHNGIIENHAPLREHLKSLGYIFESDTDSEVLAHLVEEQLKNRMSLLEAVQTGMAQVEGAYGTVFIDRADNSRIVVARSGSPLVIGLGIGENFVASDQLALLPVTRRFIFLEEGDVAEITRKTISIYDKTGARVERDDHESNVSYDAGDKGQYRHYMLKEIYEQPSCVSKTLEGRIADDGVLDETFGNGASEIFKQVEHVQIVACGTSYHSGMVARYWLEHFTGVSCNVEIASEFRYRKSYVHPNSLLVTISQSGETADTLAALRLAKQQGYLGGLTICNVAGSSLVRESDLAFMTRAGAEIGVASTKAFSTQLVGLAMLVMAIGKYKGLSLREQQHMAKTLKQLPHKLEESLELAEQIETLAEEFADKNHALFLGRGDQYPIAMEGALKLKEISYIHAEAYAAGELKHGPLALIDAEMPIIVVAPNNDLLEKLKSNVEEVRTRGGILYVFADVNANFSSDETMRVINVPHVEHWLAPVVYTLPLQLLSYYVAIIKGTDVDQPRNLAKSVTVE from the coding sequence ATGTGTGGAATAGTGGGTGCAGTTGCACAACGCGACGTCGCGGAAATATTGATTGAAGGTTTACGTCGCCTCGAATACCGGGGTTACGATTCCGCAGGAATTGCGATTGCTTCTGGTACAGGTGAGTTAAAAAGAATACGTCGCCTTGGCAAGGTGAAATCGTTGCAAGATGCACTCGAAGCGGATTTTCCCGCTGGCGGAACCGGTATTGCTCATACCCGTTGGGCAACACATGGTGAGCCAAGCGAGAGCAACGCTCACCCACATATTTCGCAGGAACGCGTTGCCGTGGTTCACAATGGCATTATTGAAAATCACGCACCCTTGCGGGAACACTTAAAAAGCCTGGGTTATATCTTCGAGTCTGACACCGACAGTGAAGTGCTCGCCCATCTGGTTGAAGAGCAGTTAAAAAACCGCATGAGCCTTCTTGAAGCAGTGCAAACCGGCATGGCTCAAGTGGAGGGTGCCTACGGAACAGTTTTTATCGATCGCGCCGACAACAGTCGCATTGTGGTGGCCCGTTCCGGCAGCCCGCTTGTTATCGGTCTGGGGATTGGCGAAAATTTTGTTGCCTCCGACCAATTGGCGTTATTGCCGGTGACGCGGCGCTTTATATTTTTGGAGGAAGGTGATGTTGCCGAAATTACCCGAAAAACCATAAGTATTTACGATAAAACAGGTGCGCGGGTTGAGCGCGATGATCATGAATCCAACGTCAGTTACGACGCGGGAGATAAAGGCCAGTATCGCCACTACATGCTCAAAGAAATTTACGAGCAACCCAGTTGTGTTAGCAAAACTCTGGAAGGGCGTATTGCAGACGATGGTGTACTGGACGAAACGTTTGGAAATGGTGCAAGTGAAATTTTTAAACAGGTTGAACATGTGCAAATTGTTGCCTGCGGCACCAGTTACCACTCAGGAATGGTGGCGCGTTACTGGTTGGAGCATTTTACCGGTGTAAGTTGTAATGTTGAAATCGCCTCGGAGTTTCGTTATCGCAAATCCTATGTGCACCCAAATAGCTTGTTAGTAACCATTTCTCAATCGGGCGAAACTGCGGATACCTTGGCTGCACTGCGACTCGCAAAACAGCAAGGGTATTTGGGGGGGCTTACGATATGCAATGTCGCTGGTTCCTCGTTGGTACGTGAAAGTGATTTGGCTTTTATGACCCGTGCTGGCGCTGAGATTGGCGTTGCCTCCACCAAAGCGTTTAGTACGCAACTGGTTGGCCTGGCGATGTTGGTGATGGCCATAGGTAAATACAAGGGACTTTCGTTGAGAGAACAGCAACATATGGCCAAAACACTGAAGCAATTGCCTCACAAACTCGAAGAAAGTTTGGAACTTGCTGAGCAAATAGAAACACTTGCCGAAGAATTTGCCGATAAAAATCATGCCTTGTTTTTAGGGCGGGGTGACCAATATCCTATCGCAATGGAAGGCGCGCTCAAGCTAAAGGAAATTTCTTACATTCACGCAGAAGCTTATGCCGCCGGTGAACTAAAACACGGCCCGCTGGCGTTGATTGATGCAGAAATGCCCATTATTGTGGTGGCTCCGAATAATGATTTATTGGAAAAATTAAAATCAAACGTCGAAGAAGTTCGCACACGAGGTGGAATTCTCTATGTTTTTGCCGATGTGAATGCAAATTTTTCCAGCGACGAGACTATGCGGGTAATTAATGTACCGCATGTTGAACACTGGCTGGCGCCCGTGGTATATACCTTGCCTTTACAGCTACTTTCTTATTACGTGGCAATAATCAAAGGTACCGATGTGGATCAGCCGCGAAATTTAGCGAAGAGCGTTACAGTGGAATAA
- a CDS encoding putative MFS family arabinose efflux permease, producing the protein MLGKAGTKNIAITLGIAVFISGILQAILIINLLLLLTSLTEPNSSLGSYYLTSYYGAAFLLSLLVSYFADKTRKISSLILLLCAWSLGFCLLFLVASPASLKIFSVIFGMPPLICITSLLFSLTGDYLNKQQTIIIRGVFSFAFVIGPPIGTTLTQYFGYNSVFIAIIAGVLATVGIISVFKVLAKTIVIESHTSGKSSDKYINLDVLIAFCALIFLHGSMSVTSSFLPLLVKDTLGVNASVTGIALGLCAFVEISVIAVLAKYSGLTPSKTMLGGCIAGLFYFTFLVNVDSANGVIASQILNGAFIAVMVAIGLVWMQDIKGGGASIKTALFVNAYNVGAVILTPVVGYVSSYSGDLRVGIGSAIAGIVIGMALLLLVFYRQSVELRGLAQQSN; encoded by the coding sequence ATGTTGGGTAAAGCTGGAACAAAGAACATAGCCATTACGCTAGGAATTGCAGTTTTTATTTCCGGTATTCTGCAGGCGATTCTGATTATCAATTTGCTGCTTCTTTTAACCAGCTTAACCGAGCCTAACAGCAGTCTCGGTTCTTACTACCTTACATCCTATTACGGTGCGGCATTTCTGCTCTCGTTGCTTGTATCCTACTTTGCCGATAAAACCCGGAAAATATCGTCTTTAATATTATTGTTATGCGCCTGGAGCCTCGGTTTTTGTTTGCTGTTTCTTGTTGCTTCGCCCGCTTCGCTAAAAATATTTTCTGTAATTTTTGGAATGCCGCCGCTCATTTGTATAACGTCGCTGCTGTTTAGTCTCACGGGTGATTATTTAAATAAGCAGCAAACTATCATTATTCGTGGCGTATTTTCATTTGCTTTTGTTATTGGCCCGCCTATAGGTACAACATTAACCCAATACTTCGGATACAATTCAGTATTTATTGCGATTATCGCCGGTGTACTTGCTACGGTGGGCATTATCAGTGTGTTTAAAGTACTCGCGAAAACTATTGTGATAGAGAGTCACACGTCTGGAAAGTCATCCGATAAATACATAAACCTCGATGTGTTGATCGCTTTCTGCGCACTAATTTTTCTGCATGGCAGTATGAGCGTAACCAGTTCTTTTCTCCCGTTGTTAGTGAAAGATACCTTGGGAGTTAATGCCTCGGTTACCGGTATCGCATTAGGTCTGTGTGCCTTCGTCGAGATTTCGGTCATCGCTGTGCTCGCAAAATATAGTGGCTTGACCCCAAGCAAAACCATGCTCGGCGGCTGTATTGCGGGTTTGTTTTATTTTACCTTCCTGGTCAATGTTGACAGCGCTAACGGCGTAATTGCATCACAAATACTGAATGGCGCATTCATCGCTGTTATGGTCGCTATTGGGCTCGTTTGGATGCAGGATATCAAAGGCGGTGGGGCTTCTATAAAAACAGCACTTTTTGTAAATGCCTACAATGTAGGCGCAGTAATACTCACTCCCGTGGTGGGTTATGTTTCCAGCTATTCTGGCGATTTACGTGTTGGAATAGGCAGTGCTATCGCAGGAATCGTTATTGGTATGGCCTTGCTGTTGTTGGTTTTCTATCGCCAGAGTGTCGAACTTCGAGGTTTGGCGCAGCAGAGCAATTAA
- a CDS encoding galactosyltransferase-like protein, which translates to MIKLSIVIPTYNMGDYLERSLNYLSAQNNDFHDLFEVVVVDDGSSDDTGNVADKYAGNFQNFSYNFKPRDNTSCRAAARNLGISKCTGDHIMFMDSGVIVTPDFVQKQIAFCDAYPNDVLIHHVIGLFASPQHEAMGLLEQAGPSTLQQAIAELQKFPIWCDEREEIYELVNNDLTLLPAPWALSWTCALAAPRQKILQIEGFDESFIGWGGEDIDFGFRLHEAGCTFRTVGNSITTVHWPHAPLEPGAKPQTPKFHKKHQKLETGILSLLDGYHANHFMLRLESLVIKGMRTPVPVEIQNAIQNIQNDGNTHLIMGSSDVSMLLQLPKTSHIMLHRKSDTLNVQQLLSEVAVQHSLCIATQYGDSHFNSLILFDVVGYMPPALRDIILEEALRISERVFVVCCSEQKRAEKSRLEGVETSLFLGWRYWTNDELKDSFQKHGGFPEAVSRADNAVLYEIQKSA; encoded by the coding sequence ATGATTAAGTTATCCATTGTAATTCCAACTTACAATATGGGCGATTATCTTGAGCGCTCATTAAACTATTTGTCTGCACAAAATAACGATTTTCACGATTTATTTGAAGTTGTCGTCGTAGATGATGGTTCATCGGATGATACGGGTAACGTTGCCGACAAATACGCGGGAAATTTTCAGAATTTTAGTTATAACTTTAAACCGCGAGATAATACCTCCTGCCGTGCGGCAGCTCGCAACCTGGGTATCAGTAAGTGCACTGGCGACCACATCATGTTTATGGATTCGGGCGTGATTGTTACACCTGATTTCGTTCAGAAACAAATCGCTTTTTGTGACGCTTACCCGAACGATGTGTTGATTCATCACGTTATTGGGTTGTTTGCGAGTCCGCAACACGAAGCTATGGGGCTGCTGGAACAGGCAGGGCCTTCTACATTACAGCAGGCAATTGCCGAGCTCCAGAAATTTCCCATTTGGTGCGATGAACGTGAGGAAATCTACGAGTTGGTCAATAATGATTTGACCTTATTACCGGCCCCTTGGGCACTTTCGTGGACTTGCGCATTAGCTGCGCCACGTCAGAAGATTTTGCAAATCGAAGGCTTTGATGAATCTTTTATTGGATGGGGTGGCGAGGATATTGATTTTGGGTTTCGTTTACACGAAGCGGGTTGTACTTTTCGTACGGTAGGTAACAGCATAACGACCGTTCATTGGCCCCACGCACCGTTGGAGCCTGGTGCCAAACCTCAAACGCCGAAGTTTCATAAAAAGCATCAAAAATTGGAAACTGGCATATTATCTCTCCTTGATGGTTATCACGCCAACCACTTTATGCTGCGCTTGGAAAGTCTGGTTATTAAAGGAATGAGAACACCGGTACCCGTTGAAATTCAAAACGCGATTCAGAACATTCAAAATGACGGTAATACGCATCTAATAATGGGATCGTCGGATGTTTCTATGCTTTTGCAGCTCCCAAAAACATCACATATAATGCTTCACCGGAAATCGGACACCTTAAATGTGCAACAACTGCTTAGTGAGGTGGCTGTACAGCACTCACTGTGTATAGCAACACAATACGGTGATAGCCATTTTAATTCCCTGATTTTATTTGATGTAGTTGGCTATATGCCCCCCGCGTTGCGCGACATTATTCTTGAAGAAGCGTTGCGGATTTCAGAGCGTGTATTTGTGGTGTGCTGTAGTGAGCAAAAGCGTGCTGAAAAAAGCCGTCTTGAAGGTGTGGAAACATCATTGTTCTTAGGTTGGCGCTATTGGACAAATGATGAATTAAAAGACAGCTTCCAAAAGCACGGTGGATTTCCAGAGGCGGTCTCAAGAGCTGATAACGCAGTGCTGTATGAGATACAAAAAAGCGCTTGA
- a CDS encoding sugar-phosphatase, with product MTNKNTTASAVVFDMDGVLIDSAAVIERGWKAAAKLYNREVSEDDIRNHIHGQPGPHTIKALFSDLPLSAQQEIQAYVIDYETTADYDAIPGVKALVHALYDAEITLALVTSAWQEKIDTALDVLQAHSYFPVIVQRDDVARGKPHPDPYLLAAERLGVPASDMIVFEDAHSGVKSAVSAGAYCVGIGDSSLVTSGADFVVSDFSHVSLQADTEASVASLVFPDRKMLVLKESITAELE from the coding sequence ATGACGAATAAAAACACAACTGCGAGCGCCGTTGTTTTTGATATGGACGGCGTACTCATTGATTCTGCGGCTGTTATTGAGCGGGGATGGAAAGCAGCGGCAAAGTTGTACAACAGAGAAGTAAGCGAAGACGATATTCGTAACCATATCCACGGTCAACCGGGGCCCCATACCATTAAGGCCCTATTTTCAGATCTCCCTTTATCAGCGCAACAAGAAATACAAGCTTATGTAATCGACTATGAAACTACTGCCGACTACGACGCGATTCCGGGCGTTAAAGCTTTGGTTCACGCGCTATACGATGCGGAGATTACACTGGCACTGGTAACCAGTGCCTGGCAGGAAAAAATCGATACGGCGCTCGACGTGTTGCAGGCGCATTCCTATTTTCCCGTCATCGTGCAGCGTGACGATGTTGCCAGGGGTAAACCTCACCCAGACCCTTACCTGCTCGCCGCTGAACGTTTAGGTGTACCCGCCAGTGACATGATTGTATTCGAAGATGCACACAGCGGCGTGAAATCGGCAGTCTCGGCCGGTGCTTACTGTGTCGGTATTGGCGATAGTAGTCTGGTAACCAGTGGCGCTGATTTTGTGGTTTCGGATTTTAGCCACGTGTCACTTCAAGCGGACACGGAAGCCAGTGTTGCGAGCCTGGTATTTCCAGATAGAAAAATGTTAGTGCTGAAAGAATCCATAACTGCGGAGCTAGAATGA